DNA sequence from the Deinococcus fonticola genome:
CGAAGACCTGGGTAAAGCCACGCCCGAAGACGAGGACTTTACCCTCACCGACCGCTTCCTGGGCATCACGCAAAAGGGCCTGCTGGGCGACAAGACCGGCAGCGGCTTTTACAAGAAGACCAGGGACGAGAAAGGCAAGACCAAGATCCTGAACCTGAACCTCGACACGCTGGAGTACGAGGACGCCGGCAAAGTGAAGGTGGCCGCCGTGGAAGCCGTGAAAGGCAAGCCCATCGCCGAGCGCGTGAAGGCCCTGTACAACGCCGAAGGGAAGGAAGGCGAGTTCCTGCGCGGCAGCATGAACGACGGGTTCTGGTACGCCGCCAAGATGGCCGGCAACGTGTCCAACCGCCTTCAGGACATCGACAACGCCCTGAAATGGGGCTTCGGCTGGGAACAGGGGCCGTTCGAGACCATGGACACCATCGGGGTGCAGCAGGTCATTAACAACCTGGAAGCTGAAGGGCGCTCCCTGCCGCCCCTGCTGGCCAAAATGAAGGAAACGGGCCGCGACAGGTTCTACGACGCCGCTCCTGATGGCACGGGCGAAACGGTGACGCCCGCTGGGGATGCCACGCCGTACCAGGCGCCGTACTTCCTGCTCAGCGACCTGAAAAAAGATGCCAGCAAGGTCGTCAAGAAACGCCCTGGCGCCAGCATTCTCGACCTCGGGGACGGGGTGCTGCTGGTCGAATGGCACGCCAAGATGAACGCCCTGGGCGAAGATCAACTGCGCGCCGTGCAGGACGCCCACAAACTCGTGCAGGACATGGGCTACGCCGGCCTGGTGGTCGGCAACCAGGGCGAGCACTTCAGCGCGGGCGCCAACCTCCCGCTGATCCTTGCCCAGGCGCAGGCCGACGAGTGGGACGAACTGGATGACATGGTGGGGCAGTTCCAGCAGACCACCACCAGCCTGCGCTTCAGCCCCCACCCCACCGTGGCCGCCCCCTTCGGCATGACCCTCGGCGGCGGCTGCGAATTCAGCCTGCACGCCGACCGGGTGGTCGCCAGCGCCGAACTGTACATGGGCCTCGTCGAGGTCGGCGTGGGCCTGATCCCCGGCGGCGGCGGCACCAAGGAAATGCTGCTGCGCTTCACGGATCAGCTGCACCCGGGCCAGCAGATCGGCACGGCCCTGCTGCCCGCCGTACAACGCGCCTTTGAACTTATCGGCACGGCCAAGGTCAGCACCAGCGCCCTCGAAGCCCGCAACCTCGGCCTGCTGCGCGACCACGACCTGATCGTCATGAACAGGAACCACGTCATCGACGAGGCCAAACGCACCGTGCTGGCCCTCGCGCCCGACTACGTGCAGCCCACCCCGCGCCAGGACATTCCCGTGATGGGCGACGCTGCCATCGCCGCCCTGAAAAGCGCCCTGTACGGCATGCACGAAGGCGGTTTCATCACCGACTACGACCTCGTCGTCAGTGAACAGCTCGGCAAGGTGCTCAGCGGCGGCACCGGCAACAACCGCACCGCCAGGGTCAGCGAACAGCACCTGCTGGACCTGGAGCGCGAAGCCTTC
Encoded proteins:
- a CDS encoding 3-hydroxyacyl-CoA dehydrogenase/enoyl-CoA hydratase family protein → MKIKKAAVIGAGVMGAAIAAQLANAGIPVLLLDIVLPDKPSADKPDRNFLAKAGLERALKARPAAFMDKDRAGLIEVGNLEDDLKKLKDCDWVLEAIIEKLDAKKDLWERVEKVAKKTAIISSNSSGIPMHLQVEGRSEDFQKRFVGAHFFNPPRYLHLLEIIPTPKTDPQVLKDISEFAEHTLGKGVVIANDVPGFVANRIGVYGIVRAMQHMDKHGLTPAEVDQLTGPALGRASSATFRTADLSGLDIIGKVAEDLGKATPEDEDFTLTDRFLGITQKGLLGDKTGSGFYKKTRDEKGKTKILNLNLDTLEYEDAGKVKVAAVEAVKGKPIAERVKALYNAEGKEGEFLRGSMNDGFWYAAKMAGNVSNRLQDIDNALKWGFGWEQGPFETMDTIGVQQVINNLEAEGRSLPPLLAKMKETGRDRFYDAAPDGTGETVTPAGDATPYQAPYFLLSDLKKDASKVVKKRPGASILDLGDGVLLVEWHAKMNALGEDQLRAVQDAHKLVQDMGYAGLVVGNQGEHFSAGANLPLILAQAQADEWDELDDMVGQFQQTTTSLRFSPHPTVAAPFGMTLGGGCEFSLHADRVVASAELYMGLVEVGVGLIPGGGGTKEMLLRFTDQLHPGQQIGTALLPAVQRAFELIGTAKVSTSALEARNLGLLRDHDLIVMNRNHVIDEAKRTVLALAPDYVQPTPRQDIPVMGDAAIAALKSALYGMHEGGFITDYDLVVSEQLGKVLSGGTGNNRTARVSEQHLLDLEREAFLTLLGKKGTQQRIDHMLKTGKPLRN